A genomic stretch from Edaphobacter lichenicola includes:
- a CDS encoding SOS response-associated peptidase, translated as MCGRYGRRSDKQYIAEHYAMRRKIADLPPMPPGYNITPGTFQPVVRLSEETGEREMSLMEWGLVPYWSKMHKMISNCARDDKLTISGAWIKPFQQRRCLIPGEFFYEWEVPTPEDKRRKITKPWAVALTDDRLFSFGGIWDRWKDRASGNVLESFAIVTVDPNEVLEPFHNRCPLILEPKDYDRWLAPAESSHLPIDLVRTYPSESMKAWRVAPLKGDGPQLLEPLTNPLEAMQVTPSLFPE; from the coding sequence ATGTGCGGACGATACGGACGACGAAGCGACAAGCAATACATCGCAGAGCACTACGCCATGCGCCGCAAGATTGCCGATCTTCCGCCCATGCCACCTGGGTACAACATCACCCCCGGCACATTCCAACCAGTTGTGCGCCTAAGTGAAGAAACAGGCGAGCGGGAGATGAGCCTGATGGAGTGGGGCCTGGTTCCGTATTGGTCGAAAATGCACAAGATGATTTCGAATTGTGCCCGCGATGACAAGCTCACCATTAGCGGGGCATGGATCAAGCCTTTTCAGCAACGCCGCTGCCTGATTCCCGGTGAGTTCTTCTATGAGTGGGAGGTGCCCACTCCAGAGGACAAGAGACGAAAGATTACTAAACCGTGGGCGGTTGCGCTCACGGATGACAGGCTCTTTTCTTTCGGCGGCATCTGGGATAGGTGGAAGGATAGAGCAAGCGGTAACGTGCTGGAGAGCTTCGCAATCGTCACTGTGGACCCGAACGAGGTTCTTGAGCCATTTCACAATCGCTGTCCACTCATCCTTGAGCCGAAGGACTACGACCGCTGGCTTGCGCCCGCCGAATCGTCGCACTTGCCGATTGACCTTGTGAGGACATACCCTTCTGAAAGTATGAAGGCGTGGAGAGTAGCGCCGTTGAAGGGCGATGGCCCGCAATTGCTGGAGCCACTGACAAACCCACTTGAGGCGATGCAAGTCACTCCATCACTGTTTCCCGAGTAA
- a CDS encoding serine hydrolase domain-containing protein, whose amino-acid sequence MKGAEYTIHMCLYARQFDFRTYISLVFLTVGTLSAVGQDSKTQEALRDADAYITSQTAQDSFRGAVLVGINGKIEFEKGFGFADEEGGTLNSPATEYRIFSMTKQFTGACILLLGERGLLNVQDPVSKYVADLPESWRQITIHELLTHTSGIPNYPDMTPRAKELDRLGATPREMLEIAATKPLEFKPGTQLHYSNTGYILLGMVIEKVSSQTYAEFLKKNIFKPLGMENSGYDDQALILRNRAAGYSFRDGHVINATFGDMTVPFSAGGIYSTVEDIFRWNEALTKPGSLLTARSLDQMFAIYPETTAYGGQNYGYGVVIAHKFGKLLYYHGGGWYGFGSILQRYPKEHVCIVVLANTDHANPGDIADHIGIALFGQPLPVAK is encoded by the coding sequence ATGAAAGGAGCCGAATACACTATTCATATGTGCCTCTACGCTCGACAGTTCGACTTCCGGACCTATATTTCTCTTGTCTTTCTTACTGTGGGCACCTTGTCTGCCGTCGGCCAAGATTCAAAGACACAAGAAGCTCTCAGGGATGCAGACGCCTACATAACCTCGCAAACCGCTCAAGACTCTTTTCGAGGGGCGGTGCTTGTCGGCATCAATGGCAAAATCGAATTTGAAAAAGGCTTCGGATTTGCGGACGAAGAAGGGGGTACTCTTAACAGCCCAGCCACAGAGTACCGCATCTTCTCGATGACAAAGCAGTTCACCGGTGCTTGCATTCTGTTGCTTGGGGAACGTGGCTTGCTGAACGTGCAGGATCCAGTGTCGAAGTATGTCGCAGATCTTCCTGAGTCCTGGCGGCAAATTACAATTCATGAGTTGTTAACGCATACGTCGGGAATTCCGAATTATCCCGACATGACTCCTCGCGCCAAGGAACTGGACCGCCTAGGTGCGACTCCACGAGAGATGCTCGAGATTGCAGCGACTAAGCCCCTCGAGTTCAAGCCTGGAACCCAACTTCACTATTCAAATACAGGCTACATATTGCTGGGCATGGTTATCGAAAAGGTCTCTAGTCAAACCTATGCAGAATTTCTGAAGAAAAACATCTTCAAGCCGTTAGGAATGGAGAACTCCGGATATGACGATCAGGCTCTCATCCTCAGGAATAGGGCTGCGGGTTACTCCTTCCGTGACGGCCATGTAATCAACGCTACCTTCGGCGATATGACTGTTCCTTTTTCCGCCGGTGGGATCTATTCAACGGTCGAGGACATATTTCGCTGGAACGAAGCTCTCACTAAACCCGGCAGCCTTCTCACTGCTCGCTCGTTGGATCAGATGTTTGCAATCTACCCAGAAACGACTGCCTACGGCGGACAGAACTATGGCTATGGCGTTGTGATCGCTCACAAATTCGGAAAGCTTTTGTACTATCACGGGGGCGGCTGGTACGGATTCGGAAGCATCCTCCAGCGATATCCGAAAGAGCATGTCTGCATCGTTGTACTTGCGAACACTGACCACGCGAACCCTGGAGATATAGCAGATCACATCGGGATCGCTCTATTCGGTCAGCCTCTACCTGTCGCTAAATGA